The Tenuifilum thalassicum genome includes the window TAAGTACATAGTTGGCCCTAAAGTGATCTGCGGGCTTTCCATCGATATAGGCTTGCCATCCTTTAGGATAGTATATTTCTGAAAAAACAGCCAGTTGGGTTGCAGTTGAGCTTGTCTTATATTTTAGCCTATTTGGTCTATACTCAACTAGCTCTATATTGCCCTGTGCTGAATTCCCAAATTTAAAATCATCTACATAACCTTTAAACCGTTTATCAACTATAGCGGTAGTTTTTGGATTAAAACTATTTAAAGCATCAATCTCTTCATCGGGGTTATCAACTAGTTTAAGGGAATCAACAAACCATGCATGGCCAAGAGCATCTGGATTAAGCACAGCAACAGGTCCTTCCTTACCTGGTTGAATGATATACTTGGTGTTTAACATGTTGAAAACCGCCATGTTTCCTTTTGACAGGTGAAAATCAATTAAATCCTGATACCGGCGGAGCTTGGCACCATGGTACCCTCCTATTGACTTATGAAAGTATGATGTAGATGCATCGTTAAATGGGCTAACTGTGAGGTTGAACACTCTGAAATTTGGATCAGGATCGGCAAGAATTTGTTTATCGGCTTCGGTAGGGGTGAAAGGCTCTTCTACCTTCTTTGGTATTTGAAACCCGCTGTTATCCATGTAGCGTTTATCTACTGCCCATAAATCTGTAGTTATTAATACACCTAACAGTAAAACTAGTACAGTAGATTTTATCTTTTTCATATAGAAAAGAGCCAATACTGCTGCGCCAGAAAGAACAAAGAATAAAGAGCGGAACGCATCGTTAAACAGTAGATTTGCCCTATCCTTTCGCATAACCTCAACTACTTCCTTTGGCCAACCCAACTGATTATCGATTAAACCAGAAAATGAAAATAGGCTAGTTCCAAAAAGCATAAAAAACAGGCAAATACCACCAACAATACCTGCAGACCATTTAAGAGCTTTCCAAAACTCATCCTTAGGTATATCGCCCTGAAGCACCTCTTTAAGTGCAAGAATAGCAATAAGTGGGATGGTGAACTCAGCAATCACCAAAATCATGGAAACAGTTCTAAACTTATTATAAAATGGGAAGTAATCGAAAAACAGGTTGGTTAAAAAGTTAAAGTGATTCCCCCATGCAAGCATTATTGCCAGAACTGTTACACCAAATAAGTACCACTTGAATCGTCCTTTAAGGATAAACATTCCAAAGACGAAAAGAAAAATCAAAATGGCACCAATATAAACAGGGCCAGATGTAGATGGTTGAGGCCCCCAATAGGTAGGTAAGTTGCTGATAATAGCATTTACCTGGTTATAGGGAACTCCGTTTCTTCTTAAAAATTTGAATGTTTCCGATTTGTTACCAACATCCATTGTGCTGGAACCACCCATCAAATTAGGAATAAGCATATTAAAAGTCTCGGCAACACCATAGCTCCATTGCGTAGCATAGTCTCTATCGAGCCCCGATGTTTTATTGTGCTGCTCATGAGATAGCTCAGACTTACCTCGGATCGAATCCTTTCCATAATCGTAGGTAAACCATAGGTATGTAAAGTTGGCCCCAAAAGCTAGAATACCTGCAACCAGAAGCACAGCAGTGCTTTTTGCAAATTGTTTAAGGGCTTTTTCTTTAATGGACTCAAATAAATAGTATAAATAGATTGCACCCATTATAAATGCGCCATAATAGGTGATTTGAGGATGGCCTGCATTAAGACTTAACCCAAAGGCTAATCCAAACACCGCTAACCCTGCAAGCCACTTCCCTCGAAAGGCTAGGATCATACCAGCAATCGAGGGCGCTAGGTAGCCAATAGCATGTATTTTAGCATTATGCCCAGCCCCAATTACGATTAAAAAGTAGGTTGACAAACCATAACCAATTGCCCCCACAATGGAGAGCCACGGGTTAACTCCAAAAACAAGAAGCAGGAAATAGAACCCCAACATGGTAATAAAAATGAAGCTTGCTGGCCGTCCTACGGTATGCAAAAAATGGTCAACCTTTTTTAATAGATTTCCTTTATAGTTAGCCGATATGAGATAGGCAGGCATACCACCAAACATACTGTTAGTCCAAAGCGATTCCACGCCAGTTTTGGCTTTATAATCAAGTATCTCTTTTGCGGAACCTTTCCACATTGCAATATCGTGCTGAGCCAACTTTTTACCTTGAAGTTGCGGGTAAAAATATGCGAGTGGCACAGCCAAGAAGAGCACAAATGCTACAATGTGTGGTGTAACCTTTTTCATATCGATTTTCATATCGGCAAGTGTTTAGTTAGATTTGACGTAGCATATTTGATAGCGAAACCTTATCGGCCATAATTTCGCGTAAACGCGATGCAGGAACACGTTCTTGCTCCATGGTATCACGGTACCGAATGGTAACGGTTTCATCCTCTAAAGTTTGATGGTCGACAGTGATGCAGAACGGAGTTCCAATAGCATCGTGTCGGCGATAGCGCTTACCAATAGTATCCTTTTCCTCGTACTGACAAGCAAAGTCATACTTCAAATCGTCCATAATTTTTCGAGCCATCTCGGGCAATCCGTCCTTCTTAACCAATGGGAAAACTGCTAGCTTAACAGGCGCAAGCGGTGCAGGGATTCGAAGTACAACACGCTCGTCGGTAGAACCATCCTCCTTCGCAATTTTCTCCTCGGCATAGGCAGCTGAGAGAACAAGTAAGAAGGTCCTATCTAAGCCTATTGATGTTTCAATTACATAAGGTATATAACTCTTATTTAGCTCCGGGTCGAAATATTGTAACTTCTTACCCGAATGTTTTTGATGATTGCCAAGGTCGAAATCGGTGCGAGAGTGAATTCCTTCAACCTCCTTAAATCCAAATGGGAATTCAAATTCGATATCGGAAGCGGCATTAGCATAATGGGCTAACTTTTCATGTTTGTGGTAGCGATACTTTTCATCGCCAAAGCCCATGGCACGATGCCATCGCATACGCTTTTCCATCCAAAACTCGTACCACTTCATCTCCTCACCAGGACGAACAAAAAACTGCATTTCCATTTGTTCAAATTCGCGCATGCGGAAAATAAACTGACGCGCAACAATCTCGTTACGAAAAGCCTTACCCACCTGAGCTATTCCGAAAGGAATTTTCATTCGTCCAGTTTTCTGCACATTAATGTAGTTGACAAAAATACCCTGAGCAGTTTCTGGGCGAAGATAAATAGTACTAGCATCATCGCTTACAGAACCCAACTTGGTTTCAAACATCAAGTTAAACTGACGAACATCTGTCCAGTTTTTAGTACCTGAGATAGGACAAACAATTTCGCAATCCTCTATTATCTTTTTAATCTCTGCGAGATTATTCTGCTCCAATGCTTCAACCATACGGCTATTTACCGCGTTTATCTTTTCGGCAATGCTCTGTATTCGAGGATTGGTTTGTCTGAAAAGCGCTTCATCAAATTTCTCACCAAAACGTTTGCGAGCCTTTTCAACCTCCTTCTCAATTTTCCCTCTTTGCTTCTCCATCCACTCTTCAATAAGCACATCGGCACGATAACGCTTTTTGCTATCCTTATTATCAATTAGTGGGTCGTTAAATGCGCCAACATGTCCGGAAGCCACCCAGGTTTGCGGGTGCATAAAAATAGCTGCATCAATACCAACAATATTTTCGTTGAGACGAGTCATTGCCTCCCACCAGTATCGGCGAATGTTATTTTTTAGCTCTACCCCATTCTGCCCGTAATCGTAAACGGCACTTAACCCGTCGTAAATTTCACTCGATGGAAATACAAATCCATACTCCTTGCTGTGTGCAATCAACTTTTTGAAAAGTTCTTCCTGTGTCATAATTGCTTAAATGAGAATTTCTGTAATTCACAAAAATAGTTCAATTTATTTCATCTAAAAAAACTATTTTCAGCAAATATCAATTGACTTTAATGCTCGCTTTTCATAAATTGCTCGATTATTCAACCAATCATTATTTAACATGCATTATAAGTTGCTTTTTATATCAATTTTGACATTCCTCTCCTATTTAAATGGCTTTAATGCATCACAAAACACATATAAAAGAAACATAGATAAATATCAGGATAAAGAACAAGTACCAGAACATAAAATTAAAGCTGCCCTAATACTTAACATTTCAAAATTTATTGAATGGCCAAACAAGAATGAATTTAAAAAATACTCCATCCTAATTATTGATGACGATACACTTATTTATAATGAGATTAGAAAGGTACAGAACACCTATTCATTGAATGGAAAAAGTTTTGAAGTACACTACAATAGCTCAATAACACAAACTCCTGAGAAATATCAAATTATATTTTTGGGCGAATCAAAATCAAATCTATTAAATAAATTATACCAATCAGTTTCAGGGAAGGGTGTTCTACTATATACTGATAATGAAAAAGATAAGATTCTGACAATGGTAAATCTTTACTATAATGCCGAGAGCAACAATATTTCCTTTGAAATAAACAAGCAATCGTTGGAAGAAAATGGTTTTGTTTTAAATCCAAAACTTATTGCTCTAGGGGGGAGCTTTATCGATTTAAAAAACACTTATCTGAAAACATACCAGCAACTTACAAAAGAAAAACAAAATCTTGAGAAGTTAAAAAATGACTTGAAAAAACTAAGTGAAGAAAAAACAAGGATTGAACGAGAGGCAATAGAACTAAACCAAAAGATTAAAACACTAACCATCAATCTTCAAAGAACTGAAAATGAATATCAAAAGCTAAGCGTTAAAATTCAAAACAAAGACAGCTTATTGAGACAGACAACCAAAGAGTTAGCTGAAAAAAATGCAGAACGTAATAGGTTGCAACAAAAGATTAACAGTCAGTTTTCCCTTATTAGCAGTTCAAAAAAAGAGCTTGATTCACTAAATCGGAAGATAGCTCAAACGCAAGCCGTTTTAACTGCAAAACAGGATAGAATAAAAACGCAAAACAAAATTATAGACGAAAAAGAAGGCATCATAGCAAGGCAACAAAAACGATATTACATTCTAATTTTCTTTCTTTTTGGACTATTCCTCAGCCTGCTTTTTGCAACCTGGGCTTATAGGATTAAAAGAAACATGAATATAAAGCTTGAAAAAGAGGTCCAAAGAAGAACTCGCGAGCTTAATATAAGCAGGCAACATTTTCAGAGCCTATTTGATAACGCACCTATTGCAATGCTTGAAATGGACCTTTCTCAACTTTTTCTTTTTTCAAGTGATTTTACAAAATCAAATAACCAAACAGGAGATAATTCAAAAAGCCTTGGTTTAGAAGAGATTCAAGAAGCCATCAGGCTTATAAGGATTACTAATATCAACAAAAAAGGTTATGAGCTTTTTGGATTTAAAAATCTTGATGATGCAAACGTTAACTACATAAATACCTTCACGCAAGATTCGATTATTTCATTTAACAATGTGATTAAAACATTGGCTAAACGTGAACAATTTTTCAACTACCAGAGCATTCGTCGTTCGTTAAATGGTAATGAGCTATACCTTATTCTTAAGTGGATTGCCTTACCAGGCTATACTGAGGATTACTCTAAGGTTCTAGTAACCGCCATTGATATTACTAAACTAAAAAGGTATGAGCAGGAGCTTAAAATGCACAAAGATCACCTTGAAGATATTGTTAAAGAGAGGACGCAAGAAATACTAGATCTTAACAACGAGCTAAAAGAATCAAACGAAGAATTACTACTGAAAACCGAGGAACTAGAGCAAACTGTCCATCTACTCGAAGAAGCACAAAACCAACTGGTTCAGCAGGAGAAAATGGCTTCACTTGGTATGCTTACGGCAGGAATTGCGCATGAAATTAATAACCCTATTAACTTTATTAGCGGAAGCCAACAAGCCATTGGCAGCTTAATTGACGAGTTATGGAATAACCTTAATAGGTATAAAACAATTGCAGCTAAACATAGCCCAAACCACTTTGGAAAAGAAAAGAACATTAACAGTAATGAAGACGAAGAGATTTACAGCTCAGTAAAAATGATGCTGAACAACATCGAAACAGGAATTGATAGAACTACAGCAATTATAAGAAGTTTAAAAACTTTTGTTCATGCCGACAACACTACCATTCAAGAGGTTTCCATACAAGAAACACTAAGAGATGTATTAAATATGCTCCAAGGTCTTTATAAGAATCATGTTGAGATTGTTAAACACATTCAACAAGACCTACCAACAATTAAATGTCCGAGCAATCAGCTACACCAGGTTCTCATGAACATTCTAACAAACGCCATTGACGCTATTGAAAATGAAGGTAAAATTGAAATTACTGCCGAGTACTTAAAGAAGAATCAATCAATTATATTAAAGATTAAAGATACAGGAACTGGCATCCCTGAAGAAATCAAGGAAAAAATATTCGACCCATTTTTTACTACAAAAGAGGTTGGGAAAGGTACCGGACTGGGGTTGTACATTACATACAACATAATCAAATCATTAAATGGAAACATTGACGTAAGCTCTACAAGGGGCAAAGGAACAGAGTTCATTATAACACTACCCACATCTTAATAATAAACATTTCCACTTCTTCATTTTAATCTCAATCAACCTATTTAGTAAACCTAGCTGTTAAATTAACCTCAAACTCATCAACAAACAACATATCGCTCTATTTTTCAAACACATATAACTCTAAAGAAATATACAAGAACAAAAGAACTAGTACTAAAAAACACGCCAGCCTTTTTTAGGCTAATAATCAACCACTTACCCAAAACGACAAAACAATTTCTCTTATCTCTCAAGGATTTCAACCTAAGCTTCTGAAACTCAACATCCCCTTTTAAATAAAAGAATTCCAATGATTTAACCTGTTAATAACTATGCCCTGTTGTTAATATTTATAAGCATTTTTATTTGGTATGGGTGATTTGCTTTCCATAAATTCGTAGTTACATTTTCCGAAGCAAAATATTTTTATAATTAACTCACAGTCAGCGCTGTGACATAAGGATGTATTCGCAAAAATTAAACATATATTATCATGAGTAAAGAAAACACCCTGATGGAGCAAAAAACGAAACAAAAAGTAAAATCGTACACATTCGACGAGGCTTATGAGGCAAGCGTAAAGTATTTTAAAGGCGACGAGATGGCTGCCAAGGTGTGGGTAAGCAAATACGCATTAAAGGATTCGTTTGGGACTATTTTTGAGCTAACACCCAACGATATGCACAGGCGCTTAGCCAAGGAGATAGCACGAATAGAGAAAAACTATCCAAATCCAATGACAGAGGAGGAGATTTTTGATTTGCTTAAAGACTTTCGCTACATAGTTCCACAGGGTGGGCCAATGACAGGTATTGGCAATAAATACCAAATTGCCTCTCTATCAAACTGCTTTGTCATTGGTAATAACAACGCCGATTCATATGGCGGTATCATGAAAGTAGACGAAGAGCAGGTACAGCTAATGAAACGCCGCGGTGGAGTAGGTCACGACCTTTCTCATATTCGTCCCAAGGGGAGCCCAGTTTTAAACAGCGCACTTACATCTACAGGAGTAGTTCCATTTATGGAACGCTATTCTAACTCCACCCGTGAAGTAGCACAAGATGGCCGTAGGGGGGCCCTAATGCTTACAATTTCAATTAAACATCCCGACTCAGAAGAGTTTATAGATGCCAAAATGGAGGCTGGGAAGATTACCGGAGCCAACGTTTCTGTAAAGATTGACGATGAATTCATGCGTGCGGTTGTTGAGGGTAAACCCTATATACAGCAATATCCAATTGACTCTCCAAACCCTAAATTCCGTAAAGAGATAAATGCCCGAGAACTTTGGAAAAAGATTATTCATAATGCTTGGAAATCGGCAGAGCCTGGTGTTCTATTCTGGGACACTGTTACTCGTGAATCGGTACCCGACTGCTACGCTGATTTGGGTTACAGAACCGTTTCAACCAACCCATGTGGCGAGATTCCACTTTGCCCATACGATAGCTGCCGACTGTTAGCGCTAAACCT containing:
- a CDS encoding YfhO family protein; translated protein: MKIDMKKVTPHIVAFVLFLAVPLAYFYPQLQGKKLAQHDIAMWKGSAKEILDYKAKTGVESLWTNSMFGGMPAYLISANYKGNLLKKVDHFLHTVGRPASFIFITMLGFYFLLLVFGVNPWLSIVGAIGYGLSTYFLIVIGAGHNAKIHAIGYLAPSIAGMILAFRGKWLAGLAVFGLAFGLSLNAGHPQITYYGAFIMGAIYLYYLFESIKEKALKQFAKSTAVLLVAGILAFGANFTYLWFTYDYGKDSIRGKSELSHEQHNKTSGLDRDYATQWSYGVAETFNMLIPNLMGGSSTMDVGNKSETFKFLRRNGVPYNQVNAIISNLPTYWGPQPSTSGPVYIGAILIFLFVFGMFILKGRFKWYLFGVTVLAIMLAWGNHFNFLTNLFFDYFPFYNKFRTVSMILVIAEFTIPLIAILALKEVLQGDIPKDEFWKALKWSAGIVGGICLFFMLFGTSLFSFSGLIDNQLGWPKEVVEVMRKDRANLLFNDAFRSLFFVLSGAAVLALFYMKKIKSTVLVLLLGVLITTDLWAVDKRYMDNSGFQIPKKVEEPFTPTEADKQILADPDPNFRVFNLTVSPFNDASTSYFHKSIGGYHGAKLRRYQDLIDFHLSKGNMAVFNMLNTKYIIQPGKEGPVAVLNPDALGHAWFVDSLKLVDNPDEEIDALNSFNPKTTAIVDKRFKGYVDDFKFGNSAQGNIELVEYRPNRLKYKTSSTATQLAVFSEIYYPKGWQAYIDGKPADHFRANYVLRAMIVPAGEHQIEFVFDPPLWKKGTYVDLASSLLIILIFVGWVGIELAKVLKK
- a CDS encoding glycine--tRNA ligase; amino-acid sequence: MTQEELFKKLIAHSKEYGFVFPSSEIYDGLSAVYDYGQNGVELKNNIRRYWWEAMTRLNENIVGIDAAIFMHPQTWVASGHVGAFNDPLIDNKDSKKRYRADVLIEEWMEKQRGKIEKEVEKARKRFGEKFDEALFRQTNPRIQSIAEKINAVNSRMVEALEQNNLAEIKKIIEDCEIVCPISGTKNWTDVRQFNLMFETKLGSVSDDASTIYLRPETAQGIFVNYINVQKTGRMKIPFGIAQVGKAFRNEIVARQFIFRMREFEQMEMQFFVRPGEEMKWYEFWMEKRMRWHRAMGFGDEKYRYHKHEKLAHYANAASDIEFEFPFGFKEVEGIHSRTDFDLGNHQKHSGKKLQYFDPELNKSYIPYVIETSIGLDRTFLLVLSAAYAEEKIAKEDGSTDERVVLRIPAPLAPVKLAVFPLVKKDGLPEMARKIMDDLKYDFACQYEEKDTIGKRYRRHDAIGTPFCITVDHQTLEDETVTIRYRDTMEQERVPASRLREIMADKVSLSNMLRQI
- a CDS encoding YfiR/HmsC family protein — encoded protein: MHYKLLFISILTFLSYLNGFNASQNTYKRNIDKYQDKEQVPEHKIKAALILNISKFIEWPNKNEFKKYSILIIDDDTLIYNEIRKVQNTYSLNGKSFEVHYNSSITQTPEKYQIIFLGESKSNLLNKLYQSVSGKGVLLYTDNEKDKILTMVNLYYNAESNNISFEINKQSLEENGFVLNPKLIALGGSFIDLKNTYLKTYQQLTKEKQNLEKLKNDLKKLSEEKTRIEREAIELNQKIKTLTINLQRTENEYQKLSVKIQNKDSLLRQTTKELAEKNAERNRLQQKINSQFSLISSSKKELDSLNRKIAQTQAVLTAKQDRIKTQNKIIDEKEGIIARQQKRYYILIFFLFGLFLSLLFATWAYRIKRNMNIKLEKEVQRRTRELNISRQHFQSLFDNAPIAMLEMDLSQLFLFSSDFTKSNNQTGDNSKSLGLEEIQEAIRLIRITNINKKGYELFGFKNLDDANVNYINTFTQDSIISFNNVIKTLAKREQFFNYQSIRRSLNGNELYLILKWIALPGYTEDYSKVLVTAIDITKLKRYEQELKMHKDHLEDIVKERTQEILDLNNELKESNEELLLKTEELEQTVHLLEEAQNQLVQQEKMASLGMLTAGIAHEINNPINFISGSQQAIGSLIDELWNNLNRYKTIAAKHSPNHFGKEKNINSNEDEEIYSSVKMMLNNIETGIDRTTAIIRSLKTFVHADNTTIQEVSIQETLRDVLNMLQGLYKNHVEIVKHIQQDLPTIKCPSNQLHQVLMNILTNAIDAIENEGKIEITAEYLKKNQSIILKIKDTGTGIPEEIKEKIFDPFFTTKEVGKGTGLGLYITYNIIKSLNGNIDVSSTRGKGTEFIITLPTS